The segment CACTGAAGTCGGCGAAGAATAAGTTAAGCCAGGGAAGGTTGTGGCCGAAAAATGATCAACAGGTAGAAGTTGAATCCCTGGCTGACTATGACTTCGGTGGCGACAGCGATGATGACATGTATGAGCGCAGGCTGATGCCAGTTTTCATGCAAAAGCACCCGGTGCGCAAGCCGAACAGCCGCAAAGCGCTCAAGTTTTTGGGACTAGCATAGTCCTGTGCCCATAATCATGGGGGCGAAGGGAGCGTTGACATACTTGGTTTTCTGTTTACAACGTGGGCGATGCTCCTGCGCTTTAACTCCTTCACCGCGTGatctcttttattttttccctttcattttttaaacttttattttgCTCCTTTTTAGAGGATAAGACTATTTCCTTTCAAGACGTGGTAAATTTAGTGTGAAGCGCATGTACATTAAATATGACTGGTTTAAACGAAGCATAAGGCAGGCGATATTATCTATAGATACATACACATCGAAAAGACGGCAAGCAAGAGCTCTACATCTAAGACTTGCTTCAAGCAATAAATAGTATTAGAAAATAATCGTCTACTCAGTTTAAATTCGTAATCCATCACTAGATGCACATCTTTGCATTGGCTCGTTCCTCTTGTAATCCCATGAACTTCACCTTAATCCGGTTAAAGTACTAAAGCCTGGTGAGACATGCGAGGAGCCAAATCCAGTTGTACCATGGGCGATTAGGCAGACATTGGTCAGTTCATGACATACTCGTTGCCTGGGGACAAGATAAAGGGCATCACCGTCTAGCCTCGCAACAGAGAAACAAAATTACAACACTCATCAGGACAGGTCGGTACAAAGATCACGTTTCCCTGTATTAATGCCCATTCTCGCACACGagtacaaaaaaaaaaaagggtgaAAGCTCCCCAGTGCCCCCTAAAACAACCTTTAAAAACAGCACAACAGAATAATAAGCGaagaaataagaaaaaaaagaagacacGGTGGTTGCGTTTCGCCTGGTAAAATAAAATGACCCCTGTGTCTACATGTTTTCGTTACAAAGGGGGAAAACGTAGCATGAGCCTCGTAACTCTCCTTATCCTGTTTCCCGGTTCAGCCGTTCCTGTCTCATCTGAATCGGATCGTCTCAATGCATAGCGGAGTGTTTGGTCTTGCGGTCGGTCGTAGAAGTAGAGAGATGGAGCAAAAATCCAAATGGACATGATTCAGTCTATGCGCAGAAGAGAGCAGAAAAAAACGGGAATGGAAAAAGTCGTAAATGTAGCCTGTCCAGTCATTTCTCTGGCATCGCACTGCTCCTCACGTACTCCGTCGCCGACCCCTGTCTTTGAGCATTACAGCTACTTAGGTATTTAGCAGCAGCTGTTGCTTGAAGCAGAGCCAAcgccctggccctggccaacTTGCACGCTGggtttggtgttgttggcTGTCGTTGTGCCCATGCGCTCTTTGATCTGTCGGGCCATGGTCAAGAATGCTTGTTCAACGTTGCTGGCGTTCTTGGCAGAGGTCTCAAGGAATGGGATGCCCAGGCTGTCGGCAAATTCCTGTTTGCAGGATTAGCAGTGAGATCTTGGCACATCAACGTCACGCTCTCACGAGCACATTGTATCAAGCCCATGTCAGGAGTTGGGCCGTCCACACTCATTCACAGCTCGCGAAGCCAAATTTTAGTACTTACCTTGGCAACAGTGTACTCGACCACCTTCTTATCCGACATATCGCTCTTGTTGCCAACCAGGAGCTTGTTCACACCCTCGGTAGCATATCGGTCAATCTCCTGAAGCCACTGCTTGACATTGTTGAAAGAATCCATGTCGGTGACATCGTAGACAACGCAAATACCGTGAGCACCGCGGTAGTAGGAGGAGGTGATGGTTCGGAATcgctcttggccagcagtGTCCCACTGTGTTGATTGCGGTGGTTAGCTTCCCAGTTTGGTGGCGTCATTGATGAGCCAAATACAGGTAACAAACGCACAATTTGGAGCTTGACAGTCTTGCCATCGAGCTCTATCGTCCGGATTTTCTAATGACAGGTTAGTGATGGTTTCTCCGGGTTGACATGGAGGGCATATCCGCATACGAAGTCGACACCAATGGTGGAAATGTAGGACTCTGTGTAGGTATCGTCGGCGAATCGAAGTAGCAAGCAAGACTTGCCAACACCGGAATCACCGATGAGAAGCAGCTTGAAGAGGTAGTCGTATCTAATTCAGCCAGTTAGAATCCGCACACGCTCTTAACCTACATTGCCGCAGCTAGTCTGGTCGTGTTTGTTCCGTGAGGTGGCGGCATCGTGTCAAGAAACTTTCTGGGATGTACTCTATCAAAATGCAGTCAGTCTCCGGGTCCTCTCAGGAGGTTGGCGCCTAGGAAGTAGGGACTTGGAGGCTCGGCGCGTACCACTCAGGGTTCATGGTGGCGGCGTTGAGGGTATTTAGAAGAAAAACGGTAGGAGTGTTGGACAATGTCGGTAGGCGACGGGAGGGGTTGCTGCTGCGATGGGGGAAAACGCtgcggtgatgatgcgagGAGATCAAAGAAACCAAGGGCTGGCTACGTGGGTGGGTGTGAGACGACGACTGGGTACGTCAGGGACGACGAGCACCAGCGAGAGGCGGCGGTGGGAGCCAGCTGATCGGTCACGTGTCAGGCGCCATTGAATGTTGGACTGGCTGGAGGGACTGTGCATGTGGGTGTGCGAGTGTTGCCATAGAACGTTGGGCGGGACATGCAGCATCCCGAGCCGAatacagtacggagtacgtacctaggtacatcTAAGTAGGGTATCCAAGCGACCTGATGTCAAGTCATGAGGCCCTTGGAGGTTCCAATCTACTCGAGTACAGATGCCTGGCCCTCGTCATGATGTGACAAGACGAGGCAGAAGGCCCTTTCCATGATTCGGCGTCCCAAGGCGACTAGCAGCGACATGTGAcgacaaggctgctgctcctcgaGTTGCTGCTACGGGCCTCGTGAGAGTTTGCCCCAGACGGAGGCCTGACCCTGACCCCGAGGATGGGAGGCATGAGAGGAAGTCTGAATTGCCATGTATACATGTCGGTGTGCACACAGATGTGCACAGGACCCGGTGAGGCGACCAGGCACAGCGTCGCATCGGCATCGCGTCACATCATCTCGGCATCTAGATGGGCAGGTGTCAAAACGTCCAAATGTCCATCTACGTTGATACTCGGTCGTTAAGTCTGCATTTTGCTGTCATTTGCTGTTTGATGGCAAACAGCTTTGCCCGACCGCGCCCAAGCACCACCGGGCATTCCAATGGGTTGATGTCACGCaaagtactcaagtacctacctacctacctaggtacctaggtaggtacttataGGTTGTACTTACCCAGTCCACAGTAATATCACCACTCTAGCTGCTGCAACCCGCTCATCCGGACCGGCCCCGCAGTGGCTCTCGGGGTTTTGGGGTTCAGATGGTCTTCAGGCAAGTTTTGCCTTGTCGACCTCATAAATTCGTAGCTCCAGTCCAAGTGACAGCAGCCACCCACACAAGCATTGCTGCATGCCTTTATTCCATTccatttcttttccttctacttttttatttttcaacAACCGCCTTGCCTTGCGTCACCCAGATATGACTTGACCCAGACTATTTTTTggtcgtcgtcaccaaggcTGCGCGCAGTTGTGACGGTTCAGCTTCAACCAAAGTCCACGCATCCGCAACCCTCTGACGCAATACGttcctcttcctccatcGACAAGCCGTGGAACCTCGACGCTAACACTGACCAAACCCGGGCGTTGTCAACTTCTCTATACATATCAACTCACGCGCATGCGGTCCctgtcgtcgacgagctggtCTTGACCTCCAATGGCTGCGCCGTTGCGCAATGCAACACGATCTGCCGGTAGCCCGCCGACGCTCCGGACCTTGACCAGTCTGAGCACGTCTCCCTCCCTCGCAACGCCATCGATTCAACCTCCCGCACATCTCACACCCGTCAACTTaccgcccgcgccgccatcTCTGATCTCGAACCTGGGGTGCCTCTTGCAAACACCTCCTGTATCCCAGCAGCCGCTGCCACAAACACACTTTGGCAGGACGACACCAAGGTTGTTGAGGGACGGCAAGGGCGAAGATCCCCAAGATCCGAACAAGACAAAGCTTGGCAGAAGTAAGCGTCGTACTATTCTCTTCTATTGATGCATGCACAAGCTCCCTCTCCCGTGGAAGACAACCCTGAGGGCCCGGCCCTGATCATCGACACTGTAGAAAGACCTTGATGGGTTAGGGAACCTTTGACGCTGACACAAACCAGCCTTAAGAGTACTCCAAGAACGATTGCCGACGTTGCTACAATCTCCACTGCCTCAGGAAATCCTAGCCCCAAACATCAATCTCCAGCTCTTCCCGACAACACACCCCCATCTCCCCACCGTCTCTGGAAAAGTTGCCTACAACGCAGCCCTTTGGACATCGCCAATTGCCTGGAACCGCGTCCCCATAATCGGCAACGTCAAGCTTGAAATCCTCGCAGAACGCATGACATCCGAGCCGCTAACATTTCTCCcccgccgcgccggcgcCATGCCAGAACAGCTCGTGGTTCGCTGGTGTGAGAAGCGACGGTCCAACGGAGAGACGCCGGAACCCGGCGGTGTCGCGAGGTCCCTGTGGCGCGGGCGCGGAGTCGACCCCAACAAGGCGTTTACGGGACTATTCATATTTGACTTTGATGCCGAGGGCAGGGTATTGACGCATACGATTGAACAGGCGCAGGAAGGTGGGAACTGGGAAAGGGGGATGGGCGCCAAGTTTGTAGGATTGACAGACTGGCTTCTGGGCGGCATGAGAAATGGTAATGACAACCCGATACCCATGTTTGAGAGTCTGAAGAAGACGACCACATAAGATGTAAAGGAGCACCGAGCGGTCACTCTCGATCTGATGGCCTTTCTTTTATTAGAGGGTGATGCTAAGAATGTGAAGCGCCCTCACTTCATGCCCATGTACATTAGTATTTCTGATTAATGAGTCTCCACACCATGTATGCTCTGAAATAATGAACATATCTAGTAAATCCGATATTCAAGACGGAACATGAGTGAAACTATGTGAAGTCGACCAAGAATATCATGTTTGCCCTAGGCGGCTATGAGCAAGTCTATCCTCTTGGCTATCCGTCTACTTTCTTCCTGAGCAAGATTCTGCCCCAAATCCCGACATGTTCCAACTTCATCTCGTCAAGGTTTGGAAtcctcttctccttctcaGACACCCACGAGTCACGGCCAAGACCCAACCCCCTCCCCCGACAGGCGGCATTTCACAATATTCTGCCTTCCTAGTCGAACCGCGCCGCATAAAATACGACCAAGACAAAATTTAAAACCCAACAAAAGCTAAGCGTATTTACCCGCCAAGGACCCCAATTATCCCCACAAGAAAAAGCATCTCTGCCACTGGATATTCTtccatcgtcgccgcctttTGCTACAGCAAGAAGATCTGCGCTTGCATCCACTTCAAAATACGACCTCGCCCAAGTTCTCGCCCTCAAAGCCCATGGTAGCCAGCTTCTGCAACCTCTTCTTGTCCCTGGCCTTGTCAtgggccttcttctcctcggccaGCTTCTTGACGAGCTCTACATCGGCGGGCTCGAAATTTGGTGGCGggtcgtcgtccttgtcgaggTCGATTTCGCCCAGGAGGAGCACATTCTCACCCCggatgaggaagatgccgTGGGCTACGTCGGCGTAGTAGCCCTCCGGGGCGGAGGGGTCGGTGCCGGGCTTCAGGGCGAATATCCTTTCGGTTGTTGACTGTAGAACCAAGTTTGCTGTTTTGTTTGCGGCGCGTGTTAAAAACGTCGTGAGGCGTTGGCGAATTCTGTACTGGCAAAGGGCATACCGAACTGATCCCAACTCCTCAATACGCCAATCAATTTCCTTCCGTCACGTAGGGCAACCATGAGCTTCTCTACGGCACCGCGTCAGCTCAAAACACCTTGCTAAAATGGAGTTGGCCAACGTCCCCGGTCATCTTGAGTAGACGTACTATCCGTTAGATCGAGAAGTTGAGCAGCTGTCGTGAACATCTGCGGGGGCAATTGAGGGGGACCCTGTGCATGGCCCCGAGCTCCAGGAGGAGGGGCATCAGAGATCGTAAGGTTTTCCATTTCGTTTTTCTATCTCATGTATTCTGTTGGATGCTGTGTGGCGAGTAGGTTCTACCTGCGAGACAGTAATCCATATATTTACCTGGACTATTTGCGCTTCATGAGAGCATGGCGGAACGTTTTCGACTAAAGCAAGGGACAGGAGTTTTGGAAATAGCAGATTCACTAGCAGATTCGGGCTAGGAGTCGCGACGTCGTTGTCCTCCGCGATGGTCTTATCGATAAATGTAGTCACGTGATAAAAGCGTTGATTGTTATTCGAAGGATCTTGGAACATGCAGGGAAGGCGCGGGGCAGCATGGTTGGGAAGCCcatgacaaaaaaaaagtcaatgGAGGGGCTGCATAGTGCTGGCCACGTTGGATGAATGTGGCGGAGTTGTAAAAGATACCATGACGTCGTGACACCGCTAGAGCTCATCTTATGGGACAGTCCGCGGTGAAGCACGCGCCAGTGATTAAATGATTGTGGCGCCAACTTTCAACTCGTAGATTGCATGGTTCCCGTCTCAATGCCTTGCGAGGCACATTGCGGAAAGACTAAGAGGCTTAACGCTACGTAAGGCGGCCTAGTGTACCAGGCAGTCACCGTCATTGAAGCAGGGCGGGCCCGCGTGAGAGATGCATGACTACAGGCGTAAAACTATTCCTAGTTTTACTCTCTTTGGTAGTTTTTGTATTTCTCTGAGAGAAGTTGGGCGGAGGTAGTGTAGCTTTGTATCCATTAGCACCTTGCCTATCCGACCCGGTCGGTGTCTTTCAACAAAAGTTTTTCGACATGCATTCGATACGAAAATTTTGCATGCCCAGCcgattctttttcttttcatgctGTCTCTCCCACTTTCTTTGTGTAAAGTATAAAGGTGTCAtggagccaaaaaaaaaagaaacaagaaaaaagaagTAAAACATATCTATCGTTTCTCCGTCCGCTAACGCCTTAGTATATATGCACGATATATATTCTCCCATCGATGATGCAGAATTAGAAGAAGAAATGCAGCCAGTCTTCACTTGCATTCGGAACTAAGCATCGTGAATCTGAGAATGGTCTCGCTCCCTGTGTTGGCCGCAGTACTCTGGTCTGCTGTGACCCTTTTTCGACACTCCGCTAAGACCTGAGACAAGATGTTGCCTTGTCAAGAATGTCCAGGCTCAGAGACACAGCGTTGTGTGTAGATATGTCGGTGGAGAAAATGCCTTGAATAGAATGCGCCCGAAAGGATTGGCTGCAAAGGGAGGTACGGTATGAGATCTACAATTGGTTGATAGTAGAGCGCTGAAGCGCTTCCTGCAGCTCAGGCCGAGTTGCCAAGGCGTCAAGAGCCTGGGTATAGGTAAACCACTGACGCTCTCGTTTATGCCTCTCAGGCCAGTCTTCCACCTCGCTGAGGACGGTGACCTGGAAAAATGAGTATCTTGATCTGTCCTTGGACGACTTGGGGGGTCGCTTTTCGTCGATGGTGCCCAGATCATAGTCAATTTGAATAGTAATTCCAGCCTCCTCCCAGGCTTCACGTGTAGCCGCCTCTTGGCAAGACTCGTCGGTCTCCCATCCCCCTTTTGGGAGAACCCATCCTTTGCGCCGCGTCGACTGTATAAGAAGAACGAAGTTTAGGTCGG is part of the Metarhizium brunneum chromosome 4, complete sequence genome and harbors:
- the aps1 gene encoding Diphosphoinositol polyphosphate phosphohydrolase aps1, coding for MSGPGSETSDGRSMQSRTGRNKQRYNSKGERLVAGVVPLSPDLNFVLLIQSTRRKGWVLPKGGWETDESCQEAATREAWEEAGITIQIDYDLGTIDEKRPPKSSKDRSRYSFFQVTVLSEVEDWPERHKRERQWFTYTQALDALATRPELQEALQRSTINQL
- the lsm1 gene encoding U6 snRNA-associated Sm-like protein LSm1, producing MENLTISDAPPPGARGHAQGPPQLPPQMFTTAAQLLDLTDKKLMVALRDGRKLIGVLRSWDQFANLVLQSTTERIFALKPGTDPSAPEGYYADVAHGIFLIRGENVLLLGEIDLDKDDDPPPNFEPADVELVKKLAEEKKAHDKARDKKRLQKLATMGFEGENLGEVVF
- the ypt-1 gene encoding GTP-binding protein ypt1, which gives rise to MPPPHGTNTTRLAAAIYDYLFKLLLIGDSGVGKSCLLLRFADDTYTESYISTIGVDFKIRTIELDGKTVKLQIWDTAGQERFRTITSSYYRGAHGICVVYDVTDMDSFNNVKQWLQEIDRYATEGVNKLLVGNKSDMSDKKVVEYTVAKEFADSLGIPFLETSAKNASNVEQAFLTMARQIKERMGTTTANNTKPSVQVGQGQGVGSASSNSCC